The genomic stretch ttgtatgtgttgttctataataataataataataataataataataataataatacacatagcatatgtattattattattattagatgttGTCGTAATATTTATCACTTAATTAACCATGATTAATCAATGGCTGAAGGACTTCTATTTGATTGGTGGATTTGGTAACACGACAGACTGACCTGGTCCTCCTTGGTGGGAATGAAAGTCAAACAGACACATAAGCCAGCAAGCATGCACCCCTGCAGGCTGGTCATATCTGCCCCCCACGCGGTTATGAGAAGAGAACCGTCTTCAGATCAATCTGAGAGAAACGTGGTCAGATTTCTGTGGCTCGCTGTGCTGAAAGACTGTCCTGAGTGCTGCGCTTTTCCTCCTTATGTCCTCCTTCCTCCTGAACGATAAAGAGGCAGTGGAGTCCAACTTACAACTGTACACGAGCTGTAACCTGTTATTTAACCGCGTTTAGCGATATTCAGCTATTTAGTCAGTGCTTTGTCTCCTGCTGAGACATTTCCTGGCTGAGGAAATGCTTCCTGAATACTCGAGCTTATTAAAAAGTGGACTTTGGTCAGCAGCCCATTCACCGAAACACTGAGGAAACGTGATTGAATGTGACTGGATGAAAACTCACAGCAGCTGAAGCAGGAGAGCGGGGCTTGACTGGGTTCGTTGTCATTTTAGCATTTAGTCTTGTAAACAACAGAATTATGATtgaatatcatttttattttatacgtTTTATGCGTTTTAGCATTTGTAAAATCAACACTAATTTCCTATCGGAGGAAGCTTAGTTATTGCTTAGTTCACTACAAGACACTGTGCAAGTACTACGGGGGTTATAAGACAGTACTGCCGTTACTTTTGAGGTGAAACACTTATAGACTACTGAAGTCTTAGTATATAGCACTGTATTAATGTCGTATGATTTTCTAATTTACTGCGTCTTATTAAAAGACATGacttacattaaataaaaatactcaGATTGTGTCCTCCCACaagaaaaggtaaaaaaaaaaattaaagcgAGCAATATTTTAATGTATGAGTACTAAAGCATGTCTGGTTATTCAtattgtgtgttttctttttaatttattttggaGACCTGGTGAGTTTTTGCCCTATGACTGTTGTTCTGGGCGCTCGGTAATTACCTGATGCTCGGTGGTTCCACAAGGTGGCGACAAACACTAAATATTTAACAAGCATTCCGGCAGCGACACAAGCCGTTACTCACATTTAAGACCGGTGCAATGAAACTATGGAtttttactagtaataatatcagATCTACACAGACCTATCTTTatgtaattgtgttttttaacaTACATAAAGTGAGCAAATCAATAGACTGTTGGATCATTCTGGATATATAAGAAAAATCTCTGTGACTGAAAGATGTCCCTGTTGCTACTCACTGACAGTCTCTGGTGTTGCTTCATTAATATAAAGATATAGTTGCAGTGGCTCTTTTTCATCttttctgctttctttctttctttatttggtAGATGATGTTTTGACTCATTGGCTGTGCAAATAGAAATGtaatgtgtctctctgtgtgtttaccCATAATGTTTGTATAAAGTATTAAATGTGGATAAACGATTTTGAGAACATTTAGACTATACATAAACTTGGGACATGAGGGCCTTATGCCCTCGGGTACCTCACTTAAAACATGAATATACTTAATATAATAAAGGTGATGTCGATTGACGTGTTGTGTTAGGCTGtctatcattatatatattttatcaatatattatatatattattaatcaaTAATATTGATTAATACCGAGCTTTCTTTCAGGTGACCATAGGAAGCCGTAGTGCTCTTACTACTGTACATGTGCCCAGTTTTAGACCTTTGGGGCTCAGTGtcaactgtgtttttttttttttttaattctcttgcatacaacagagataataaataatatatatatttttttttaaatggcattaaaaataaaagtcatgttAATATTCTGTATTGTACACTTAGACAGCTGAGTCACTGGTTAATGTGAACTAAGACCTGGTTCAATtagcttattaaaaaaaacataaaacaatcGTAGTTCTCAATAAAAACtcaacaaaaatgtaaaaatcagtGAATTAACTTATAAAAAGCTTTCTGATTAATGCGAAAAAATAAACCTCTTGAACCGCTGATGTCAACATTGGACTGTTATTTTGAAGAGCTCGTCGTGTCTCAGCGGCGCGGATCGGAGGAGCGGCTCTGGGCGCTGGTAGAAGAGGGCGCGGGAGGATTTCTGAGGCGGTGAGATATTCGGCTTCACTCCGCTTAACCTTCCTGATACACACAATTTAGCTACCAACTCTAGAGTTAACGGGACACTGATTTGTACATATGATACTTGGTATCGTTATGTAGAAAACTTATTGGAATCACTGGGTAAAAAAGGATCTCAcgtctaggtagctagctagctcgttAGCCtatagctagccagctagcactagctaacttTCTAAAAACATGCTAGCTGACGTTAAGAATGGCTTCGGTGGGAGTAGCCTAGCTTTTACATCAATAATTCCCaactacattatattatacGTTATTAACGACCAGTTGGGTATGATGTAATGCTAATACCTAGCAAGTATTCTAGCACTATTTGCTCAACGgattagctatagctagctagcaaaaaTTGAAAGTTAGCTAGCGCTACTAGCTAGCGGTTTGCTAGCTGGAGTCTAATCATGTTGCTGTGAGTTGGTAAACTGTAGCTACGTGGTCAGCAGTGATTGTCATGTTTACAGACTCCCAGCTGTGTGCAATCGTTTCTGTTTGTGCCGTCGGACACTTATTGGTGTCACTACGTTTTATTAAAGCATGAAGTGTTTAGTCAGTGTTGTTTGCGTTAGCTTGAACATTAGCCGGCTGGGCGGAGGACTGAACAGTCCGCTTCCTGAACTCGGCTTCAACTTGAagtagctatagctagctgtTAGTCGGTTGACTTCCTACTGTCGGTAACGGGCTGAACTGAAGATAGTAGAGTTGTGTTCGTCCCTATTCTTGACATTTTGGGATACGAATTCGTTGCTATATATTTTTTCGAGCTGAACTTGGGGTAATGATGGCGGTCACGCTAAGTTGTATCGAGGATTTACGAGTGTTTCTGGTTTTAAACGCAGTATCGCCACTTGCTGTCTTTCACACCTTGCTTTGTTGTGTTTGAGAAGTCGAGGTTAGGACATAAGAATGAGGTACTCCAGTCCCGGTTAGGTAGGTCAGCTAGCAGCAATTctaaaaaacacaataacaccAGTAGAAATACGAAAGGTAGGTAGCTAATAAGTACTTAGCACGACATAGTTAAATATACACTGTGGAGATCAAGAGATAAACAGGGTGGCCAAGCAGTGCCTGAACTGATCTGTATCATGGAATAACAGGTCTTCAGATAACTTGTGTATGAGCTGGTAGAGCTGTTTCGTGCACTTGCTTTAGCACATTAAGTAAAGTGTGTACAGAAGTATCACAATACTTGAAGACATTTACATGATATGCTGTATACAACTGGGTATTTAGTTCATCCAGTGTTTGATGATTCTTGAAGAGAATTGAGTGCAATGCCAtgtttaaaatactgtaaaaaaaaaaatactagatTTGTTTTATTGAAAATATACTGTCTTAATAATGATACATGTCGGTGATCATAGTTCTTTAAGTGCTGATGATATCTGCACTATGCTCTTAAGACCTtattgtgatgtgatgtgatgtaatTGTCACAGTACCCATAAGTATTATGTCGCCCCCACCTAGCTTTGAGTCTTTTGAATTACGTGTTGATTGAAAGTATTGACATTTGATGTTCTAAAGGGAACTTGACTGATTCAGGTCTTCTCATACACTACAGGTGTCCCTGCTGGTGCGGACTGAAGAAGGATGCAGACGATAAAGTGCGTTGTGGTTGGCGATGGGGCCGTGGGGAAAACCTGTCTTCTCATCTCCTACACCACCAATGCTTTCCCCGAGGAGTACATCCCCACTGTGTTCGACAACTACAGCGCCCAGATGAGCGTGGATGGCCGCACGGTTAGCCTCAACCTCTGGGACACAGCCGGGCAGGAGGAATATGACCGCCTGCGTACGCTCTCTTACCCACAGACCAACGTGTTCATCATCTGCTTCTCCATCGGCAGCCCTTCCTCATATGCTAATGTTCGGCACAAGTGGCACCCTGAGGTCTTgcaccactgccccagtgtTCCCATTCTCCTTGTGGGCACCAAGAAGGATCTGCGCTCTGACAGTGAAACCGTGAAGAAGCTAAAGGAGCAGAGCCTTGCTCCCACCACCCAACAACAGGGCAGCGCTCTGGCTAAACAAATTAACGCAGTTAAGTATATGGAGTGCTCTGCGCTTCTCCAGGAAGGTGTCAGAGAAGTGTTTGCAGAGGCTGTGCGTGCTGTGCTTTACCCCGTCACCAAAAAGAATACCAAGAAGTGCGTGCTTTTGTAGTCTGCTTTGCTGACCCAATAGTCTGCCCGTGGAAATGGACACACAGCAGTCAGTGGACAGCAGTGCATGGGATGATCCTGGTTCCTGGTGTTGATAGCCAtctctgcttcttttttttttttttttctttttttttttaaaccactaTATGTATTGTTTTTCGCTCCCAGATTTGTGTTCTGCAGTCACCAAAGTATGCACTCTTCGCTGTAACTGAAGCATTTGCTCCTGTTGATTTTTAAACCACCTGCTCTTCTGGCCTGCTTACTCATCTTGGAATTATGTGGTTGT from Salminus brasiliensis chromosome 19, fSalBra1.hap2, whole genome shotgun sequence encodes the following:
- the rhogd gene encoding ras homolog gene family, member Gd produces the protein MQTIKCVVVGDGAVGKTCLLISYTTNAFPEEYIPTVFDNYSAQMSVDGRTVSLNLWDTAGQEEYDRLRTLSYPQTNVFIICFSIGSPSSYANVRHKWHPEVLHHCPSVPILLVGTKKDLRSDSETVKKLKEQSLAPTTQQQGSALAKQINAVKYMECSALLQEGVREVFAEAVRAVLYPVTKKNTKKCVLL